The Arachis ipaensis cultivar K30076 chromosome B07, Araip1.1, whole genome shotgun sequence genome includes a window with the following:
- the LOC107606171 gene encoding blue copper protein, with protein MVFSKALVLALFLAMNMALPTIATVYTVGDTSGWATGGDYSTWASGKNFVVGDSLVFNYGSGHTVDEVKESDYKSCSIGNSISTDSSGATTIPLKTSGTHYFICSVPGHCSSGMKLAVTVKDGKSSSSSSTTPSSSSSSGKGSPPSSTTATPKANASSSVSRVTPIVVLIVSLISYCVLNMV; from the exons aTGGTTTTCTCTAAAGCATTGGTTTTGGCACTCTTTCTAGCAATGAACATGGCCTTGCCAACCATTGCAACTGTTTACACTGTAGGAGATACCTCAGGTTGGGCCACTGGTGGTGATTATAGCACTTGGGCTAGTGGCAAGAACTTTGTAGTTGGTGATAGCCTTG TTTTTAACTACGGATCCGGGCACACGGTGGACGAGGTGAAAGAAAGCGACTACAAATCATGCAGCATAGGGAATTCCATTAGCACAGATAGCAGTGGCGCCACCACCATACCTCTCAAGACTTCAGGCACACATTACTTCATTTGTAGTGTTCCTGGACACTGTTCTAGTGGAATGAAGCTTGCAGTTACTGTCAAGGatggaaaatcatcatcatcatcatccactactccttcttcttcttcttcttctgggaAGGGTTCACCACCTTCCTCAACAACAGCCACACCAAAAGCCAATGCATCTTCTTCAGTGAGTAGGGTCACTCCAATTGTTGTGTTGATTGTTTCTTTGATCTCATACTGTGTTTTGAATATGGTATGA
- the LOC107608451 gene encoding uncharacterized protein LOC107608451, which produces MASFNLKRVLTNNKQKKKNNNNERDDFGRFKPGGGGCKKHPKHHQSPGVCSLCLNDRLLQLSSSSSSSTSVIGGGSSCSSSVSSLSSYYSSSSASSCASPVSHHFPLNSEGKRSSTLSIFLLSGAKHNNNNGLLKSRSMAVDQDYHRRSKKKSGFWSKLLPSKSKRINTMEEKDANKVVVLRSSSMRETTVTVASS; this is translated from the coding sequence atggcGAGCTTCAACCTCAAAAGAGTACTTACCAATAacaagcagaagaagaagaacaataatAACGAACGAGATGATTTTGGAAGATTCAAACCAGGTGGTGGTGGTTGCAAGAAGCATCCGAAACACCACCAATCCCCCGGCGTGTGCTCTCTCTGTTTAAACGATAGGCTTCTtcaactttcttcttcttcttcttctagcaCTTCTGTTATTGGCGGcggttcttcttgttcttcttctgttTCTTCTTTGTCCTcgtattattcttcttcttcagcttcttCCTGTGCTTCTCCCGTATCGCATCATTTTCCTCTTAATTCTGAAGGAAAACGAAGCTCTACGCTTTCGATCTTTCTGTTGAGTGGTGCCAAGCATAACAATAATAACGGACTTCTCAAGAGTAGGTCAATGGCGGTTGATCAAGATTATCATCGTCGTAGCAAGAAGAAGAGTGGATTTTGGTCCAAGTTGCTTCCTTCTAAGAGCAAGAGAATAAACACAATGGAGGAAAAAGACGCTAACAAGGTGGTGGTGCTTCGTTCTAGCTCTATGAGAGAAACAACGGTCACCGTAGCTAGCTCATga
- the LOC107606168 gene encoding isoamylase 3, chloroplastic, translated as MLHQPLLCGSRAATTAHSTLFASSLSGGINASRTSFAGNSFPGHFGLKLNTQASGSKSNKTRGVFNEGRNSGKLRTSNVHGARATEGVTEEEALQVIESRPSWKTFPGQAFPLGVSEVDNGINFAIFSQNATAVTLCLVPPESGSMDALDGSMIELALDPRLNKTGDVWHICIEDLPRSNVLYGYRIDGPQDWGKGHRFDSNIVLVDPYAKLIEGRRYFGDISMKLFKFLGTYDFDSLPFDWGENYKLPNIPEKDLVIYEMNVRAFTSDESSGLENNIRGSYLGVIEKIPHLLELGINAVELLPVFEFDELEFQRRPNPRDHMINTWGYSTINFFSPMSRYASAGGGPVNASREFKLMVKALHSAGIEVILDVVYNHTNEADDPNPYTTSFRGIDNKVYYMLDNDGQLLNYSGCGNTLNCNHPVVMELILDSLRHWVTEYHVDGFRFDLASVLCRGTDGSPLNAPPLIRAIAKDAVLSRCKIIAEPWDCGGLYLVGSFPNWDRWAEWNGKYRDDLRKFFKGDAGMKGSFATRVAGSSDLYKVNNRRPYHSINFVIAHDGFTLYDLVSYNCKHNEANGEGGMDGSNDNFSWNCGFEGETDDASIKALRSRQMKNFHLALMISQGTPMMLMGDEYGHTRYGNNNSYGHDSSINNFLWGQLDARKNDHFRFFSKVIEYRHAHKVFSHENFLSKTDITWHEHNWDNYESKFLAFTLHDNNGGDIYLAFNAHDFFVEVMLPTPPTKRSWFRVVDTNLVSPDDFNLDGLPCKGNTYNIAPYSSILLEAKFSLENPPLTIVQ; from the exons ATGCTTCACCAGCCTTTGCTCTGCGGCTCAAGAGCTGCCACCACCGCTCACTCCACACTCTTCGCTTCCTCACTTTCTGGCGGCATCAACGCCTCCCGCACTTCATTCGCCGGAAACTCCTTCCCCGGTCACTTCGG ATTGAAATTGAACACGCAAGCTTCGGGAAGCAAATCAAATAAAACTCGTGGAGTTTTCAACGAG GGAAGGAACAGTGGCAAACTTAGGACAAGTAATGTTCACGGTGCTCGTGCAACAGAGGGTGTAACTGAG GAAGAAGCCTTACAAGTGATTGAGAGCAGACCATCATGGAAAACCTTTCCAGGCCAGGCATTTCCATTGGGTGTATCAGAAGTTGACAATGGGATCAATTTTGCTATTTTTTCACAGAATGCAACTGCTGTCACACTTTGTTTAGTCCCTCCTGAGAG tggaAGCATGGATGCACTGGATGGTAGCATGATAGAATTGGCTTTGGATCCTCGTTTAAACAAAACAGGGGACGTTTGGCACATTTGCATTGAG GATCTGCCTCGGAGCAATGTTCTGTATGGATATCGCATAGATGGGCCTCAAGACTGGGGTAAGGGGCATCGATTTGACAGCAACATTGTGCTTGTTGATCCTTATGCAAAACTAATAGAAGGTCGGCGATATTTTGGGGACATTAGCATGAAGTTGTTTAAGTTTCTCGGCACATATGATTTTGACAGCTTACCTTTTGACTGGGGAGAAAATTACAAGCTTCCAAATATTCCTGAG AAAGATCTTGTTATATATGAGATGAATGTCCGTGCATTTACAAGTGATGAATCTAGTGGGCTGGAAAATAACATTCGTGGTAGCTATCTTGGCGTGATTGAGAAG ATCCCACACCTTCTAGAGCTTGGTATCAATGCAGTGGAGTTGCTACCTGTCTTTGAGTTTGACGAATTGGAGTTCCAAAGGCGACCGAACCCCAGAGATCACATG atCAATACATGGGGTTATTCAACAATAAATTTCTTTTCCCCTATGAGTCGCTATGCTAGTGCTGGTGGAGGACCAGTTAATGCTTCCCGGGAATTCAAGTTAATGGTTAAAGCTTTACATTCTGCTGGCATAGAG GTTATTTTGGATGTTGTCTATAATCATACTAATGAGGCAGATGATCCTAATCCTTACACTACTTCATTTCGTGGTATAGATAATAAG GTTTACTACATGTTGGACAATGATGGTCAACTACTGAACTACTCTGGCTGTG gAAATACATTGAATTGTAACCATCCTGTGGTCATGGAGCTCATCCTTGACAGCCTAAGACACTG GGTCACTGAATATCATGTGGATGGATTTCGATTTGATCTTGCAAGTGTCCTTTGTCGAGGAACTGATGGTTCCCCCCTTAACGCTCCCCCTCTGATTAGG GCAATTGCTAAAGATGCAGTCTTATCGAGATGTAAAATTATCGCAGAGCCTTGGGACTGTGGAGGTCTTTATCTTGTTGGAAGTTTCCCAAATTGGGATCG ATGGGCTGAATGGAATGGGAAATACCGTGATGATTTGCGGAAATTTTTCAAG GGTGATGCTGGTATGAAGGGGAGTTTTGCAACTCGGGTTGCTGGATCTTCTGATCTTTATAAA GTGAACAACCGTAGACCATATCATAGTATTAACTTTGTTATTGCACACGATGGGTTTACCTTGTATGATCTTGTGTCATACAATTGCAAG CACAATGAAGCCAATGGCGAAGGTGGAATGGATGGAAGCAATGACAATTTTAGTTGGAACTGTGGTTTTGAAG GGGAAACTGATGATGCTAGCATAAAAGCTTTACGTTCACGACAAATGAAAAACTTCCATTTGGCATTGATGATATCTCAG GGCACACCTATGATGCTAATGGGAGACGAATATGGCCACACTCGCTATGGAAATAACAATAGTTATGGGCATGATTCTTCTATTAATAATTTCTTGTGGGGTCAG TTGGATGCACGGAAGAATGACCACTTTAGGTTTTTCTCCAAAGTTATAGAGTACCGGCATGCACATAAAGTATTCAGTCATGAAAATTTTCTCAGCAAG ACTGATATCACGTGGCATGAACACAATTGGGACAACTATGAAAGCAAATTTCTTGCATTCAC TCTTCATGACAACAATGGAGGAGACATCTATTTGGCATTTAATGCTCATGacttctttgttgaggttatgcTTCCAACACCTCCAACTAAGAGGAGCTGGTTTCGTGTG GTGGATACTAATCTTGTCTCTCCCGATGACTTTAACCTTGATGGTCTCCCCTGCAAAGGAAACACCTACAACATTGCACCATACTCCTCCATTCTTCTTGAGGCCAAGTTTTCATTGGAGAATCCCCCTCTCACAATTGTACAATAA
- the LOC107606172 gene encoding 28 kDa ribonucleoprotein, chloroplastic, giving the protein MALLSSLCIPSTTHLSTHNHSFSSSSNIHIHSITTINPFSSFQPLQLSLPHHTPTLLTTKQNPNFTLRFSQQAQAEAEAAPSVSTDEHAAQEVSQTRLLAQNVPWTSTPEDIRSLFERYGKVLQVELSMYNKTKNRGLAFVEMSSPEEARAALQNLESYEFDGRILKLNYAHIKKKKTPPPVKPKPVTFNLFVANLHYEARSKDLKEFFDDGSGSIVSAAVIFHDNPRRSSGYGFVAFKSKKQADSALNEFQGKIFMGRPIRVARGRQFVKERAKESETSEDTASELNGEEADKAD; this is encoded by the exons ATGGCGCTACTCTCTAGTCTTTGCATTCCTTCAACGACTCACCTCTCTACGCACAACCATTCTTTCTCATCATCCTCCAACATTCACATCCATTCCATCACCACCATCAATCCATTCTCTTCCTTTCAACCCCTGCAATTATCACTTCCTCATCACACCCCAACACTCCTCACAACCAAACAAAACCCTAATTTCACTCTCAGATTTTCCCAACAGGCTCAGGCTGAGGCTGAAGCAGCACCTAGTGTCTCCACCGACGAACATGCAGCGCAAGAGGTTTCCCAGACGAGGTTGCTCGCCCAGAACGTGCCATGGACAAGCACCCCTGAAGACATTCGTTCTTTGTTCGAGAGATATGGAAAAGTGCTCCAAGTTGAG CTCTCAATGTATAACAAGACGAAGAACAGGGGTTTGGCATTTGTGGAAATGAGTTCACCAGAAGAGGCTCGTGCCGCTCTCCAGAATCTCGAATCGTAT GAGTTTGATGGCCGGATATTAAAACTCAATTACGCTcatataaagaagaagaaaactccACCACCCGTGAAACCAAAGCCTGTGACATTTAACTTGTTTGTTGCAAACTTGCACTATGAAGCAAGGTCTAAAGATCTCAAGGAATTTTTTGATGATGGAAGTGGTAGCATTGTTTCTGCAGCAGTTATATTTCATGATAACCCTAGAAGGTCATCTGGCTATGGTTTTGTGGCCTTCAAATCCAAGAAACAAGCTGATTCAGCACTTAATGAGTTCCAAGGAAAG ATCTTTATGGGAAGACCAATCAGGGTAGCTCGTGGTAGGCAATTTGTTAAAGAACGAGCAAAGGAGAGTGAAACATCCGAAGATACGGCTTCTGAGTTGAATGGTGAAGAAGCTGACAAGGCTGATTGA